A DNA window from Hoplias malabaricus isolate fHopMal1 chromosome 5, fHopMal1.hap1, whole genome shotgun sequence contains the following coding sequences:
- the hmgn3 gene encoding high mobility group nucleosome-binding domain-containing protein 3 isoform X1 — protein MPKRKSPEGAEGKDSTKVTKQEPTRRSERLSSKPAPPKPEPKPKKAPAKKPLDEKPVKGKKGGAKGKKEEKEAVPTENGETKPEGESETGEANE, from the exons atGCCCAAGAGAAAG tCACCTGAGGGAGCAGAAGGGAAAGACTCAACTAAAGTAACAAAGCAGGAG CCCACTCGAAGGTCAGAGCGCCTGTCCTCA AAACCAGCTCCTCCTAAACCTGAGCCCAAACCCAAGAAAGCTCCAGctaag AAGCCATTGGATGAGAAGCCAGTAAAGGGAAAGAAGGGTGGGGCCAAAGGaaagaaggaggagaaagaggcGGTGCCTACTGAGAATGGAGAAACCAAGCCAGAGGGA GAATCTGAGACTGGCGAGGCCAATGAGTGA
- the hmgn3 gene encoding high mobility group nucleosome-binding domain-containing protein 3 isoform X2, with amino-acid sequence MPKRKSPEGAEGKDSTKVTKQEPTRRSERLSSKPAPPKPEPKPKKAPAKKPLDEKPVKGKKGGAKGKKEEKEAVPTENGETKPEGICISRSSVTVSPPRSPSPTLLSVRGQWDTVRVKRV; translated from the exons atGCCCAAGAGAAAG tCACCTGAGGGAGCAGAAGGGAAAGACTCAACTAAAGTAACAAAGCAGGAG CCCACTCGAAGGTCAGAGCGCCTGTCCTCA AAACCAGCTCCTCCTAAACCTGAGCCCAAACCCAAGAAAGCTCCAGctaag AAGCCATTGGATGAGAAGCCAGTAAAGGGAAAGAAGGGTGGGGCCAAAGGaaagaaggaggagaaagaggcGGTGCCTACTGAGAATGGAGAAACCAAGCCAGAGGGA ATTTGCATCTCTCGCTCATCTGTTACTGTGTCACCCCCGAGAAGCCCCTCCCCCACCCTCCTGTCCGTCAGAGGACAGTGGGACACAGTTCGAGTAAAAAGGGTATGA